A single region of the Actinomycetota bacterium genome encodes:
- a CDS encoding branched-chain amino acid ABC transporter permease — protein sequence MILAAPVIEVTSFGLARGAVYALLALGLVLIYRTTGVTNFAHWGIGLFGLVAYFLLTSKAGMSPVLAAILAVVFSGATGAGAYQAVFRHVKRTNQVVLILIALGVAQFAAVVAQMLLGFEATTIVEPWLPVARVRVGNAAIFSTQIVAAASAIVIAMAFLPWFRYSRTGRALRAVAQNREAASLAGIDEHRYSMIAWAIGSALAGLALLLIIPFTAGARGGIITVVETTPFGNFLIPAFGAALVGGLVNLPLAVIGGFVFGVAQEMMILAPTWWSTRRSVVAAILIVVLLLAHTERFFVVRAEQEALEA from the coding sequence GTGATACTCGCCGCCCCGGTGATCGAGGTGACGTCGTTCGGCCTCGCTCGCGGGGCGGTGTACGCGCTCCTCGCGCTCGGGCTGGTCCTGATCTACCGAACCACAGGTGTGACGAACTTCGCGCATTGGGGGATCGGCCTGTTCGGGCTCGTCGCGTACTTCCTCTTGACGTCCAAGGCCGGCATGTCGCCCGTGCTCGCCGCGATCCTCGCGGTCGTGTTCAGCGGCGCCACCGGCGCGGGTGCGTATCAGGCCGTGTTCCGGCACGTGAAGCGCACGAACCAGGTCGTGCTGATCCTGATCGCGCTCGGGGTCGCGCAGTTCGCTGCCGTCGTCGCGCAGATGCTCTTGGGTTTCGAGGCGACGACCATCGTCGAACCGTGGCTGCCGGTGGCCCGAGTGCGCGTCGGGAACGCGGCGATCTTCTCGACGCAGATCGTTGCCGCGGCCTCCGCGATCGTGATCGCAATGGCCTTCCTGCCCTGGTTCCGCTATTCACGGACGGGCCGCGCGCTTCGCGCCGTCGCGCAGAACCGCGAAGCGGCCTCGCTCGCCGGGATCGACGAGCATCGCTACTCGATGATCGCGTGGGCGATCGGCTCGGCGCTGGCCGGCCTGGCGCTCCTGCTGATCATCCCGTTCACCGCAGGCGCGCGAGGCGGGATCATCACGGTGGTCGAGACGACCCCGTTCGGGAACTTCTTGATCCCCGCGTTCGGCGCGGCGCTCGTCGGTGGGCTCGTCAACCTGCCGCTCGCGGTCATCGGCGGATTCGTGTTCGGTGTGGCTCAGGAGATGATGATCCTGGCTCCCACCTGGTGGAGCACGCGCCGGTCGGTCGTCGCGGCCATCCTCATCGTCGTCCTACTGCTGGCGCACACGGAGCGCTTCTTCGTTGTGCGTGCCGAGCAGGAAGCGCTCGAGGCATGA